One genomic segment of Chitinophaga sancti includes these proteins:
- a CDS encoding KUP/HAK/KT family potassium transporter, giving the protein MRKDINRVSLAGLVVALGIIYGDIGTSPLYVFKAIIGTNYISDLLVIGGISCIFWTLTLQTTIKYVILTLRADNKGEGGIFSLYALVRRHAKWAVIFGMIGGAALLADGIITPPITVTTAIEGLRTLEVFKDLSQWTIVKIVLTIITLLFVVQQFGTNSIGKLFGPIMVIWFSMLGILGLSHLADDFSVLKAFSPHYAIQLLTTYPRGFLILGAVFLCTTGAEALYSDLGHCGKGNIRVSWTFVKTCLLLNYLGQGAWLLTHKGTMLPKDQNPFFTIMPEWFVIPGILIATMASIIASQALISGSFTLISEAMRLNLWPKLKINYPTEMRGQLYIPGINTMMWIGCVAIVLIFQESGAMEAAYGLSITICMLMTSCLFAFYLYTRRVRVSLILLYLIIYFTIEFSFLFANLVKFMHGGYVTVIVAGVLFLIMLVWFKSRKIKNRYVEFVRLEDHLAVIQELSNDTTIPKYATHLVYMSSADNPKEIEHKIIYSILNKKPKRADIYWFVHVDVVDEPYLSEYSVQTIIPNEVIRVEFRLGFKVEQRINLMFRMVVEDMVRNKEVNITSRYESLSKNNVVGDFQFIVMEKFLSHDNDLPLYERMIMRMYFWLKRVSLSEERGFGLDSSYVTIEKYPLVVAPVTNLQLKRIIH; this is encoded by the coding sequence GTGAGAAAAGACATTAACAGGGTTAGCCTGGCCGGTTTAGTAGTAGCATTAGGTATTATTTACGGTGACATTGGAACCTCTCCGTTATACGTTTTCAAGGCTATTATAGGTACGAACTATATTAGCGATCTCCTGGTCATTGGCGGTATTTCCTGTATTTTCTGGACCCTGACTTTACAAACAACCATTAAGTATGTGATTCTGACCCTTCGGGCAGACAACAAAGGAGAAGGCGGTATCTTCTCATTATACGCGCTCGTAAGGCGCCATGCAAAATGGGCCGTTATCTTTGGTATGATTGGCGGCGCCGCACTACTGGCAGACGGTATCATTACCCCACCTATTACTGTAACGACCGCGATTGAAGGTCTACGCACACTGGAAGTATTTAAAGATCTTAGTCAGTGGACAATTGTAAAGATTGTACTGACAATTATTACTTTACTCTTCGTAGTTCAGCAATTTGGTACAAACTCTATTGGTAAGCTGTTTGGCCCTATCATGGTGATTTGGTTCTCCATGCTGGGTATTCTGGGACTTTCACACCTGGCAGATGATTTCTCTGTACTGAAAGCTTTCAGCCCACACTATGCGATACAGTTATTAACTACCTATCCCCGTGGTTTCCTGATCCTGGGTGCAGTCTTCCTGTGTACGACAGGTGCTGAAGCCCTGTATTCTGACCTGGGGCACTGTGGTAAAGGCAATATCCGCGTATCCTGGACTTTTGTGAAAACCTGTCTGCTCCTGAACTATCTGGGACAGGGTGCATGGTTGCTCACACACAAAGGCACGATGCTGCCTAAGGATCAGAACCCGTTCTTTACGATTATGCCAGAGTGGTTTGTGATACCTGGTATCCTGATCGCAACAATGGCGTCAATTATCGCGAGCCAGGCATTGATCTCCGGTTCATTTACATTGATTTCAGAAGCGATGCGACTGAATCTTTGGCCGAAGCTAAAGATCAATTATCCTACTGAAATGCGTGGTCAGTTGTACATTCCAGGTATCAACACCATGATGTGGATAGGTTGTGTGGCTATCGTATTAATCTTCCAGGAATCGGGGGCGATGGAAGCGGCGTATGGTCTCTCTATTACGATTTGTATGTTGATGACTTCGTGTTTGTTCGCCTTCTATTTATACACGCGAAGGGTGCGTGTCAGTTTGATTCTACTTTACCTGATTATATATTTTACGATAGAGTTCTCTTTCCTGTTCGCCAACCTGGTGAAATTTATGCACGGTGGTTATGTGACCGTGATTGTGGCAGGGGTGTTGTTCCTGATTATGCTGGTGTGGTTTAAATCACGCAAGATCAAAAATCGTTACGTTGAATTTGTACGACTGGAAGATCATCTGGCTGTGATTCAGGAGCTGAGCAACGATACGACTATACCCAAGTATGCTACGCACCTGGTGTATATGAGTAGTGCTGATAATCCGAAGGAGATCGAACATAAGATCATCTATTCTATTCTGAATAAGAAACCAAAGCGTGCGGATATCTATTGGTTTGTGCATGTGGATGTAGTAGATGAACCCTATCTGAGTGAATACTCTGTACAGACGATTATCCCGAACGAGGTGATTCGTGTGGAATTCCGCCTAGGGTTTAAGGTGGAGCAACGTATTAACCTGATGTTCAGAATGGTGGTGGAAGATATGGTGAGGAATAAGGAGGTGAATATCACCAGCCGTTATGAATCACTGAGCAAGAATAATGTGGTGGGTGACTTCCAGTTTATAGTAATGGAGAAGTTCCTGTCACATGATAATGACCTGCCATTGTATGAGCGAATGATCATGCGTATGTATTTCTGGTTGAAACGCGTGAGCCTTTCTGAGGAGCGGGGTTTTGGACTGGATTCAAGTTATGTAACGATTGAGAAATACCCGCTGGTAGTAGCACCGGTGACGAATTTGCAATTGAAGCGAATTATACATTAA
- a CDS encoding OmpA family protein, producing the protein MASKKYLLLAGAMSLLAASSSYAQVTPVFDALDSTKVPASRQAQQNNFANHQYDFPAKPRDMWELGFHGGLHVINGTIPAKPGFGGGISLRKSLGHTFSIRGEYTGSFDKGQDYRLRPVAGAGGGAATIWSKTAALNGGMIVPNYKTATHQLSFDLIASLSNILFYKAQPKMNWYVFGGYSLGLIDVDVDAVDASGNGYNYSGINFSGKRKDIKDQLNNLYDGDYESNAPSQGNRGNIGRKDNNQLWRHGADFGTGIAWRVSKRFNIGLEEKYTMYFDDYLDGYSSPYSNHKDAFSYTSVRLNFNLGNSSKRVEPLWWVNPLNYAYNELSAPRHMKLPTPVLPDADGDGVTDQFDREPNTPAGAPVDVHGVAKDTDGDGVPDYKDKQLITPTYCQPVDADGVGKCPDPECCKTPPPAACGSLVLPSVAFKGASTKVGSDNEAILASVASTLKSNPTCNILVTGHAGAKGKKGGVDLSSRRVDSVIDYLADKQGIDRGRFIKQNTPGESGTVDLSPAN; encoded by the coding sequence ATGGCAAGCAAAAAGTACTTATTACTGGCTGGCGCTATGAGTCTCCTAGCGGCGTCTTCCAGTTATGCACAAGTTACCCCTGTTTTTGACGCCCTGGATTCAACCAAAGTTCCAGCATCAAGACAGGCACAACAAAACAATTTCGCGAATCACCAGTATGATTTCCCTGCGAAACCACGCGATATGTGGGAATTAGGTTTCCACGGTGGTCTGCACGTTATCAACGGTACCATTCCTGCTAAACCAGGTTTTGGTGGTGGTATCTCCCTGAGAAAATCTCTGGGTCATACATTCTCCATCAGAGGTGAGTATACTGGTTCCTTCGACAAAGGTCAGGATTACAGACTGCGTCCAGTAGCTGGTGCAGGTGGTGGCGCTGCTACTATCTGGTCTAAAACTGCTGCTTTAAACGGTGGTATGATCGTTCCTAACTATAAAACTGCAACTCACCAGCTGTCTTTTGATCTGATCGCTTCTCTGAGCAACATCCTGTTCTACAAGGCACAGCCAAAAATGAACTGGTATGTATTCGGTGGTTATTCACTGGGTCTGATCGACGTTGACGTTGATGCAGTAGATGCTAGCGGTAACGGTTATAACTATTCTGGTATCAACTTTAGCGGTAAACGTAAAGATATCAAGGATCAGCTGAACAACCTGTACGATGGTGATTATGAATCAAACGCTCCATCTCAGGGTAACAGAGGTAATATCGGTCGTAAAGACAACAACCAGCTGTGGCGTCATGGTGCCGATTTCGGTACTGGCATAGCCTGGAGAGTGTCTAAACGTTTCAATATCGGTCTGGAAGAGAAATACACTATGTATTTCGATGATTATCTGGACGGTTATTCTTCTCCATACTCTAACCATAAGGATGCATTCAGCTACACTAGCGTACGTCTGAACTTCAACCTGGGTAACAGCTCTAAGAGAGTTGAACCATTATGGTGGGTTAATCCGCTCAACTATGCTTACAATGAGCTGAGCGCACCTCGTCACATGAAACTGCCTACTCCAGTTCTGCCTGATGCAGATGGTGATGGCGTAACTGATCAGTTCGACCGCGAACCAAACACACCAGCTGGTGCTCCAGTTGATGTTCATGGTGTAGCAAAAGATACTGATGGTGATGGTGTTCCTGACTACAAAGACAAACAGCTGATCACTCCAACTTATTGCCAGCCAGTTGATGCTGATGGTGTTGGTAAGTGCCCAGATCCTGAGTGCTGCAAGACTCCTCCTCCAGCAGCTTGTGGTAGCCTGGTTCTGCCTAGCGTAGCATTCAAAGGTGCTTCTACTAAGGTAGGTTCTGACAACGAAGCTATCCTGGCTTCTGTTGCTAGCACACTGAAATCTAACCCAACTTGTAACATCCTGGTAACAGGTCACGCAGGTGCTAAGGGTAAGAAAGGTGGTGTTGACCTGAGCAGCCGTCGTGTTGATTCAGTGATCGACTACCTGGCTGACAAGCAAGGTATCGACCGTGGTCGCTTCATCAAACAAAACACTCCTGGTGAGTCTGGTACTGTAGATCTGTCTCCAGCTAACTAA